Proteins encoded within one genomic window of Mycolicibacterium monacense:
- the gltX gene encoding glutamate--tRNA ligase: protein MAVRVRFCPSPTGTPHVGLIRTALFNWAYARHTGGTFVFRIEDTDSARDSEESYQAILDALNWLGLDYDEGPEIGGPYAPYRQSQRRDLYRDVIDRLIAAGEAYEAYSTAEEVEARHLAAGRNPKLGYDNFDRDLTDEQRAAHRAEGRNPVIRLRMPERDITWRDLVRGETTFGAGTMPDFALTRGNGEPLYTLVNPVDDALMKITHVLRGEDLLPSTPRQIALYEALIRIGVADGVPEFAHLPSVLGDGNKKLSKRDPQSNLFLHRDRGFIPEGLLNYLALLGWGIADDRDVFGLDEMVAAFDVVDVNSNPARFDQKKADALNAEHIRLLSEDEFTARLKAYFAAHGHDTGLDDAQFAEAARLVQTRIVVLGDAWGLLKFLDEGAFVLDERAAAKELKADAVPVLDAALAGLEGVGQWTTGAIEEALKKALLEDLELKPRKAFGPIRVAATGASVSPPLFESLELLGRDRSLARLRAGRDHAAAAA, encoded by the coding sequence ATGGCAGTCCGCGTCCGGTTCTGTCCGTCGCCGACGGGCACCCCGCACGTCGGTCTGATCCGCACCGCGCTGTTCAACTGGGCCTATGCGCGCCACACCGGCGGGACGTTCGTGTTCCGCATCGAGGACACCGATTCGGCGCGCGACAGCGAGGAGAGCTATCAGGCGATCCTCGACGCGCTGAACTGGCTCGGGCTGGACTATGACGAAGGACCCGAGATCGGCGGGCCCTACGCGCCGTACCGCCAGTCGCAGCGGCGCGACCTCTACCGCGACGTGATCGACCGGCTGATCGCCGCAGGGGAGGCCTACGAGGCGTACTCGACCGCCGAGGAGGTCGAGGCGCGCCACCTCGCCGCGGGCCGCAATCCGAAGCTGGGCTACGACAATTTCGATCGCGACCTCACCGACGAGCAGCGGGCCGCCCACCGCGCCGAGGGCCGCAATCCGGTGATCCGCCTGCGGATGCCCGAGCGCGACATCACCTGGCGGGATCTGGTGCGGGGGGAGACCACCTTCGGTGCGGGGACGATGCCCGACTTCGCGCTCACCCGTGGCAACGGCGAACCGCTCTACACGTTGGTCAACCCGGTCGACGATGCGCTGATGAAGATCACCCACGTGCTGCGGGGTGAGGATCTCCTACCGTCCACGCCCCGTCAGATCGCGTTGTACGAGGCGCTGATCCGCATCGGGGTGGCCGACGGGGTGCCGGAGTTCGCCCACCTGCCGAGCGTGCTCGGTGACGGCAACAAGAAGCTGTCCAAACGGGATCCGCAGTCGAATCTGTTCCTGCACCGCGACCGGGGATTCATCCCGGAGGGTCTGCTCAACTACCTGGCGCTGCTCGGGTGGGGTATCGCCGACGACCGCGACGTCTTCGGTCTCGACGAGATGGTCGCCGCGTTCGACGTCGTCGACGTGAACTCCAACCCCGCCCGATTCGACCAGAAGAAGGCCGATGCCCTCAATGCCGAGCACATCCGGCTGCTCTCCGAGGACGAGTTCACCGCCCGCCTGAAGGCGTATTTCGCCGCGCACGGCCACGACACCGGCCTCGACGACGCGCAGTTCGCCGAGGCCGCCCGGCTGGTGCAGACCCGCATCGTCGTCCTCGGCGACGCGTGGGGACTGCTGAAGTTCCTCGACGAGGGTGCCTTCGTCCTCGACGAGAGAGCGGCGGCCAAGGAACTCAAGGCCGATGCGGTCCCGGTGCTCGACGCCGCGCTCGCGGGTCTCGAGGGTGTCGGGCAGTGGACGACCGGCGCGATCGAGGAGGCGCTGAAGAAGGCGCTGCTGGAGGATCTCGAGCTCAAGCCGCGCAAGGCCTTCGGGCCGATCCGCGTCGCGGCCACCGGCGCCTCGGTCAGCCCGCCGCTGTTCGAGTCGCTGGAGTTGCTCGGGCGCGATCGCAGCCTGGCCCGGTTGCGGGCCGGCCGCGACCATGCGGCCGCCGCTGCCTAG
- a CDS encoding fumarylacetoacetate hydrolase family protein: protein MRLGRIASPDGVAFVSVEGAPDDPAAVVREIAEHPFGTPTFTGRSWPLADVRLLAPILASKVVCIGKNYAAHIEEMGGGHFPDPVIFLKPNTSIIGPNIPIQLPANANPVHFEGELAIVIGRPCKDVPAARAAENILGYTIANDVSARDQQQQDGQWTRAKGHDTFCPVGPWIVTDVDPSDLELRTEVNGETRQHSRTSLMMHDVGTIVEWISAVMTLLPGDLILTGTPEGVSPIEDGDTVSVTVENIGTLTNPVVRKKK, encoded by the coding sequence ATGCGTCTCGGTCGAATCGCCAGCCCCGACGGGGTCGCCTTCGTCAGCGTCGAGGGCGCCCCCGATGATCCCGCCGCGGTCGTCAGGGAGATCGCCGAACACCCCTTCGGCACGCCCACCTTCACCGGTCGGTCGTGGCCGCTGGCCGACGTCCGGCTGCTGGCGCCCATCCTGGCCAGCAAGGTGGTGTGCATCGGGAAGAACTACGCCGCGCACATCGAGGAGATGGGCGGCGGCCACTTCCCCGATCCGGTGATCTTCCTCAAGCCGAATACGTCCATCATCGGTCCCAACATCCCGATCCAGTTGCCCGCCAACGCCAACCCGGTGCACTTCGAAGGGGAGCTGGCCATCGTCATCGGGCGTCCGTGCAAGGACGTGCCCGCCGCGAGGGCGGCCGAGAACATCCTGGGCTACACGATCGCCAACGACGTGTCCGCGCGCGATCAGCAGCAGCAGGACGGGCAGTGGACGCGCGCCAAGGGCCACGACACGTTCTGTCCGGTGGGGCCGTGGATCGTCACCGACGTCGACCCCTCGGACCTCGAACTGCGCACCGAGGTCAACGGTGAGACCCGCCAGCACAGCCGGACGTCGCTGATGATGCACGACGTCGGGACGATCGTCGAGTGGATCTCGGCCGTGATGACCCTGCTGCCCGGCGATCTCATCCTCACCGGAACCCCGGAGGGCGTATCCCCGATCGAGGACGGCGACACCGTCTCGGTCACCGTCGAGAACATCGGGACCCTCACCAATCCCGTTGTGCGAAAGAAGAAGTGA
- a CDS encoding alpha/beta hydrolase family protein: protein MPAPMAQASSPVPDWSGLDARIYTEDIPAPGTLIRDVALAPQLSVRGAGAAYRILYATRDQHDAPAVSTAAVFLPHGEPPNGGWPTVAWAHGTVGLGDDCTPSALPRSDRDNEYLTHWLDQGYAVAATDYTGLGTPGLMSYLNSVSTARAVVDSVVAAHGFGLPLSPAWAIVGQSQGGAAAVSSARWATEFSSGTGLDYRGVVATGTPAGIEQVVKRAAPDMALPPELGPAANSYAAYILAAFREARPDLDVDSVLSPQGLEAATLAETLCKPALDEALAGQTPSEFFRAPLVSLPGAAQALEAYMGTPVSGYDRPIFLGVGLLDRDVPPSSTLSLYDQLGANGQDVTLRVYPDQDHSGTVLASLPDSTPFLRTALAGGADG, encoded by the coding sequence ATGCCGGCGCCGATGGCGCAGGCGTCGTCCCCGGTGCCGGACTGGTCCGGGCTCGACGCGCGCATCTACACCGAAGACATTCCGGCGCCGGGAACCCTCATCCGCGACGTCGCACTGGCGCCGCAGCTGTCGGTGCGCGGAGCCGGTGCGGCCTACCGCATCCTGTATGCGACGCGCGATCAGCACGACGCGCCGGCCGTCAGCACTGCCGCGGTGTTCCTGCCGCACGGCGAACCGCCGAACGGCGGTTGGCCGACCGTCGCCTGGGCGCACGGCACCGTCGGACTCGGTGACGACTGCACCCCGTCGGCGCTCCCGCGTAGCGACCGCGACAACGAGTACCTCACCCATTGGCTCGACCAGGGCTACGCCGTCGCGGCCACCGACTACACCGGGCTGGGCACGCCCGGACTGATGAGCTACCTCAACAGCGTGTCCACCGCCCGCGCCGTCGTCGACTCCGTAGTGGCCGCCCACGGTTTCGGCCTGCCGCTGTCGCCCGCATGGGCCATCGTCGGACAATCCCAGGGCGGGGCGGCCGCGGTCAGCAGTGCCCGCTGGGCAACGGAGTTCAGCTCCGGCACGGGACTGGACTACCGCGGCGTGGTGGCCACCGGAACGCCGGCCGGCATCGAACAGGTCGTCAAGCGCGCGGCGCCCGACATGGCGCTGCCACCCGAGCTGGGACCCGCCGCCAACAGTTACGCCGCCTACATCCTGGCCGCATTCCGCGAAGCGCGACCCGACCTCGACGTCGACAGCGTGCTGAGCCCACAGGGTCTCGAAGCCGCCACGCTGGCCGAGACACTGTGCAAACCCGCGCTCGACGAAGCGCTCGCCGGTCAGACCCCGTCTGAGTTCTTCCGCGCCCCGCTGGTGTCGCTGCCGGGGGCCGCCCAGGCGCTCGAGGCGTACATGGGCACGCCGGTCAGCGGATACGACCGCCCGATCTTCCTCGGCGTCGGCCTGCTCGACCGCGATGTGCCGCCGAGTTCCACGCTGAGCCTGTACGACCAACTCGGTGCCAACGGTCAGGACGTGACGCTGCGGGTCTACCCGGACCAGGACCACAGCGGGACGGTGCTGGCGTCGCTGCCGGACTCCACCCCGTTCCTGCGGACGGCGCTTGCCGGGGGCGCGGACGGCTGA
- a CDS encoding MFS transporter has translation MTAPSIGTVRRWSMLVLGVMSTMCANVFIYGAAFLIPTLHTERGLDLALAGLMASMPSFGMVVTLIAWGYVVDRVGERFVLTVGSALTAAAAFAAAAVDSLPAVGALLFLGGMAAAGSNSASGRLVVGWFAPHQRGLVMGIRQASVPLGVGLGALVIPRVAQSQGVAAALLFPAAVCAAAAVLCLVGVLDPPRPPRAEAAAEVLANPYRGDAVLWRIHALSVLLVVPQAVVWTFTLVWLMSERGWSAASAGALVTLAQVLGAGGRIGAGYLSDRVGDRLRPIRWIASAAAAVLALVALTDALDSPLSVALMVAASVITVSDNGLAFTAIAEIAGPFWSGRALGAQNTSQHLASAASAPVFGGLIGVFGYPAAFAVLAVLPLLALPLVPVHARAGRH, from the coding sequence ATGACCGCTCCGTCGATCGGCACCGTGCGCCGTTGGTCGATGCTGGTGCTGGGCGTGATGTCCACGATGTGCGCGAACGTCTTCATCTACGGTGCGGCGTTCCTCATCCCGACCCTGCACACCGAGCGCGGTCTCGATCTCGCACTGGCCGGCCTGATGGCGTCGATGCCGAGCTTCGGCATGGTGGTCACGCTGATCGCGTGGGGCTACGTCGTCGACCGGGTCGGCGAGCGTTTCGTGCTGACGGTCGGTTCAGCGCTCACCGCGGCGGCCGCCTTCGCGGCCGCGGCGGTGGATTCCCTTCCGGCCGTGGGTGCCCTGCTGTTTCTCGGCGGAATGGCCGCCGCGGGCAGCAATTCCGCGAGCGGGCGCCTGGTCGTCGGATGGTTCGCACCACACCAGCGCGGTCTGGTGATGGGGATCCGGCAGGCGTCGGTTCCGCTCGGAGTCGGACTGGGGGCCTTGGTGATCCCCCGGGTCGCCCAGAGCCAGGGCGTCGCGGCGGCCCTGTTGTTCCCGGCAGCCGTGTGCGCGGCGGCCGCGGTCCTCTGCTTGGTGGGTGTGCTCGATCCGCCGCGCCCACCGCGTGCGGAGGCCGCCGCGGAGGTGCTGGCCAACCCGTACCGGGGCGATGCGGTGCTGTGGCGCATCCATGCCCTGTCCGTCCTGCTCGTCGTGCCGCAGGCGGTGGTGTGGACGTTCACGCTCGTGTGGTTGATGTCCGAACGGGGATGGTCGGCGGCGTCCGCGGGCGCGCTGGTGACGCTCGCCCAGGTGCTCGGCGCGGGCGGCCGGATCGGCGCCGGCTACCTGTCCGACCGCGTCGGTGACCGGTTGCGGCCCATCCGGTGGATCGCCTCGGCCGCGGCCGCGGTCCTGGCCCTGGTCGCGCTCACCGACGCGCTGGACTCCCCGCTGAGTGTCGCGCTGATGGTGGCGGCATCGGTGATCACGGTCTCCGACAACGGTTTGGCGTTCACCGCCATCGCCGAGATCGCGGGGCCGTTCTGGAGCGGACGGGCCCTGGGCGCGCAGAACACCAGCCAACACCTCGCCTCGGCGGCTTCGGCGCCGGTCTTCGGCGGGCTGATCGGGGTGTTCGGATACCCCGCGGCGTTCGCGGTCCTGGCGGTGCTGCCGCTGCTGGCGCTACCCCTGGTTCCGGTGCACGCCCGGGCCGGGCGGCACTGA
- a CDS encoding MarR family winged helix-turn-helix transcriptional regulator gives MAAAVEDGVGYLVKRVQQSLRRRCDAALRETGLSMSQYAVLRALADHPQASAAELARLCFVTRQSLQDVSTGLRSAGLIDHAQVPARGRARALTLTATGRRRLAAAHSAVTAVEEQMLTGLSGAECRRLSGLLAACAANLEGE, from the coding sequence ATGGCCGCTGCGGTGGAGGACGGTGTCGGGTATCTGGTCAAGCGCGTGCAGCAGTCGTTGCGCCGGCGGTGCGATGCGGCGCTGCGGGAAACCGGATTGTCGATGTCGCAGTACGCGGTGCTGCGGGCGCTCGCCGATCACCCGCAGGCCTCTGCCGCCGAGCTGGCACGGCTGTGCTTCGTGACGCGGCAATCCCTGCAGGACGTGTCGACCGGGTTGCGCTCGGCCGGATTGATCGACCACGCCCAGGTTCCGGCGCGCGGTCGGGCACGCGCGCTGACGCTCACCGCCACCGGCCGCCGCCGCCTGGCCGCGGCGCACAGCGCGGTCACCGCGGTCGAGGAGCAGATGCTGACCGGGCTGAGCGGCGCCGAATGTCGCAGGCTGAGTGGCCTGCTCGCGGCGTGCGCCGCAAACCTCGAGGGCGAGTGA
- a CDS encoding antibiotic biosynthesis monooxygenase — protein MAVTIEQHSAHATLVNVFTVDPARAEALAELLSAATDTVMRHQTGFRSASIHLSSDRTRVVNYAQWDTPDAYRRMLADPVAREHMGRAADMAISFDPNLYTVESVHEKA, from the coding sequence ATGGCCGTCACCATCGAGCAGCACAGCGCCCACGCCACACTCGTCAACGTGTTCACCGTCGATCCGGCTCGGGCGGAGGCGCTGGCCGAGCTCCTGTCCGCGGCGACCGACACCGTGATGCGCCACCAGACCGGCTTCCGGTCGGCCAGCATCCACCTGTCCTCCGACCGCACGCGCGTGGTGAACTACGCGCAGTGGGACACCCCCGACGCATACCGGCGGATGCTCGCCGATCCGGTGGCCCGCGAGCACATGGGCCGGGCGGCCGACATGGCGATCAGCTTCGACCCGAACCTGTACACGGTCGAATCGGTGCATGAGAAGGCCTAG
- a CDS encoding amidohydrolase family protein, which translates to MKPLLLHHATLIDGTGAAPLPDAAVLVENDRIRWAGAASDAPTDDATRVDLGGNTICPGFFDCHVHFSLPGAGATPIDRALNPPSYHYFQLIDRLRVTLHNGVTTARDLMGIDAGVRDAVAHGLVDGPRLLVAINMMSQTCGHADFHLPSGIDLTPMVGGSLVDTVDEARRRTRELIAAGADVIKVASSGGVSSPSDQPEWLGMRRELIAAVVEEAAAYGHKRVAAHAIGRAGIEAAVEAGVSSVEHGYQLDEGLRHKMVEAGIFLVPTLLETMADVTSSPAGQAKSAHWHAVAQESIGASAAAGVKIAVGTDAGLSPAHGTNLKELGLLVRFGGLTPMQAIVAATSTSAELCGLAEQLGTVEAGKLADLVIVRGDPLADIDSVGEPDNILLVLKEGRAAIDRAGFLTA; encoded by the coding sequence GTGAAACCGCTGCTGCTCCACCACGCCACGCTCATCGACGGGACGGGCGCCGCACCGCTGCCGGATGCGGCGGTCCTGGTCGAGAACGACCGGATCCGTTGGGCCGGAGCGGCTTCCGACGCCCCCACCGATGACGCCACCCGGGTCGATCTCGGCGGCAACACCATCTGCCCGGGATTCTTCGACTGCCACGTCCACTTCAGCCTGCCCGGCGCCGGCGCCACGCCCATCGACCGGGCGCTGAATCCGCCCTCGTACCACTATTTCCAGTTGATCGACCGGCTGCGCGTCACACTGCACAACGGTGTCACCACCGCCCGCGACCTGATGGGCATCGATGCCGGAGTCCGTGATGCGGTGGCACACGGTCTGGTCGACGGGCCCCGGTTGCTCGTGGCGATCAACATGATGAGCCAGACCTGCGGCCACGCCGACTTTCATCTGCCGTCCGGGATCGACCTGACGCCGATGGTCGGCGGCTCGCTGGTCGACACCGTCGACGAGGCGCGGCGGCGCACCCGTGAGCTCATCGCCGCGGGGGCCGACGTCATCAAGGTGGCGTCCAGCGGCGGGGTGTCCTCCCCCAGCGACCAACCCGAATGGCTGGGCATGCGCCGCGAACTCATCGCGGCTGTGGTGGAGGAGGCCGCGGCCTACGGCCACAAGCGGGTGGCCGCCCACGCGATCGGCCGCGCCGGCATCGAAGCGGCCGTCGAGGCCGGTGTCTCCAGCGTCGAACACGGCTATCAACTCGACGAGGGGCTGCGGCACAAGATGGTCGAGGCGGGCATCTTCCTGGTGCCGACCCTGCTGGAGACGATGGCCGACGTCACCTCCTCACCGGCCGGCCAGGCCAAGAGCGCCCACTGGCACGCCGTGGCACAGGAGTCGATCGGCGCGTCGGCTGCGGCCGGGGTGAAGATCGCCGTCGGCACCGACGCGGGGCTCAGCCCGGCGCACGGGACGAACCTCAAGGAGCTCGGGCTGCTGGTGCGCTTCGGCGGCCTCACCCCGATGCAGGCGATCGTCGCCGCCACCTCCACCTCTGCCGAATTGTGCGGTCTGGCTGAGCAATTGGGCACCGTCGAGGCAGGCAAGCTGGCCGACCTGGTGATCGTGCGGGGCGACCCGCTGGCCGACATCGACTCCGTGGGTGAGCCCGACAACATCCTGCTGGTGCTCAAAGAGGGCCGCGCGGCGATCGACCGCGCGGGTTTTCTGACCGCTTAG
- a CDS encoding 3-isopropylmalate dehydrogenase has product MNLAIIAGDGIGPEVIGEAVKVLDAVLPEVEKTTYDLGARRYHATGEILPDSVLEELKVHDAILLGAIGDPSVPSGVLERGLLLRIRFALDHHINLRPAKLYSGVTGPLAGNPEIDFVVVREGTEGPYTGTGGAIRVGTPHEVATEVSLNTAFGVRRVVEDAFRRAQQRRKHLTLVHKNNVLTFAGALWWRTVQEVGAEYPDVEIAYQHVDSAMIHIVTDPGRFDVIVTDNLFGDIVTDLAAAVCGGIGLAASGNIDATRTNPSMFEPVHGSAPDIAGQGIADPTAAIMSVALLLAHVGETDAAARVDKAVEAHLSSRGDQELGTAAVGDRIVGLL; this is encoded by the coding sequence ATGAACCTGGCGATCATCGCCGGAGACGGTATCGGCCCCGAGGTGATCGGCGAAGCCGTCAAGGTGCTGGACGCCGTCCTGCCCGAGGTCGAGAAGACGACCTACGACCTGGGGGCGCGGCGTTACCACGCCACGGGCGAGATCCTGCCCGACTCGGTGCTCGAGGAACTCAAGGTCCACGACGCGATCCTGCTCGGCGCGATCGGCGACCCGTCGGTGCCCAGCGGCGTGCTGGAACGCGGTCTGCTGCTGCGCATCCGGTTCGCCCTTGACCACCACATCAACCTGCGGCCGGCCAAGTTGTACTCCGGGGTGACCGGCCCGCTGGCCGGTAACCCCGAGATCGACTTCGTCGTGGTGCGGGAGGGGACCGAAGGGCCCTACACCGGCACCGGCGGCGCGATCCGCGTCGGCACGCCCCACGAGGTGGCCACCGAGGTGAGCCTCAACACCGCCTTCGGTGTGCGCCGCGTGGTCGAGGATGCGTTCCGGCGCGCCCAGCAGCGGCGCAAGCATCTGACGTTGGTGCACAAGAACAACGTGCTGACCTTCGCCGGCGCGCTGTGGTGGCGCACCGTCCAGGAGGTGGGCGCCGAGTACCCCGACGTCGAGATCGCTTATCAGCACGTCGACTCCGCGATGATCCACATCGTCACCGACCCCGGCCGGTTCGACGTGATCGTCACCGACAACCTGTTCGGCGACATCGTCACCGATCTGGCCGCCGCCGTGTGCGGCGGAATCGGGTTGGCGGCCAGCGGCAACATCGACGCGACGCGCACCAATCCCTCGATGTTCGAACCGGTGCACGGCAGCGCCCCCGACATCGCGGGTCAGGGCATCGCCGATCCGACCGCGGCGATCATGTCGGTGGCGCTGCTGCTGGCGCACGTCGGCGAGACCGATGCGGCCGCCCGCGTCGACAAGGCGGTCGAGGCGCACCTGTCCAGCCGTGGCGATCAGGAACTGGGCACCGCCGCCGTGGGTGACCGGATCGTCGGTTTGCTGTAG
- the serA gene encoding phosphoglycerate dehydrogenase encodes MSLPVVLIADKLAASTVAALGDQVEIRWVDGPDREKLLAAVPEADALLVRSATTVDAEVLAAAPKLKIVARAGVGLDNVDVDAATARGVLVVNAPTSNIHSAAEHALALLLSAARQIPAADSTLRERTWKRSSFNGTEIYGKTAGVVGLGRIGQLVAARLAAFGTHVVAYDPYVSHARAAQLGIELLSLEDLLARSDFISVHLPKTPETAGLIGREALAKTKKGVIIVNAARGGLIDEQALADAVTGGHVRAAGLDVFATEPCTDSPLFELPQVVVTPHLGASTAEAQDRAGTDVAASVRLALAGEFVPDAVNVGGGVVGEEVAPWLDLVRKLGLLAGTLATEPTTTLSVRVCGELAAEEVEVLRLSALRGLFSTVTDQQVTFVNAPALAAERGVQSELTTASESPNHRSVVDVRAVGSDGSVTNVAGTLSGPQQVEKIVQINGRNFDLRAEGVNLIVNYIDQPGALGKIGTLLGTAEVNIHAAQLSEDAEGPGATILLRLDRDVPAELRSALAEAVDAKTLEVVDLS; translated from the coding sequence GTGAGTCTCCCCGTTGTACTGATTGCCGACAAGCTTGCCGCAAGCACCGTCGCCGCCCTCGGTGACCAGGTCGAAATCCGCTGGGTCGACGGTCCCGACCGCGAGAAACTGCTGGCCGCCGTACCCGAAGCCGACGCCCTGCTCGTCCGCTCGGCCACGACCGTGGACGCCGAAGTCCTCGCCGCCGCCCCCAAACTCAAGATCGTCGCCCGCGCGGGTGTCGGACTCGACAACGTCGACGTCGACGCCGCCACCGCGCGCGGGGTGCTGGTCGTCAACGCGCCGACGTCGAACATCCACAGCGCCGCCGAACACGCGCTGGCGCTGCTGCTGTCCGCCGCGCGGCAGATCCCGGCCGCCGACTCGACGCTGCGCGAGCGCACCTGGAAGCGGTCGTCGTTCAACGGCACCGAGATCTACGGCAAGACCGCCGGCGTCGTGGGGCTGGGCCGCATCGGTCAGCTGGTGGCCGCGAGGCTGGCGGCGTTCGGCACCCACGTGGTGGCCTACGACCCGTACGTCTCACATGCCCGCGCCGCGCAACTCGGTATCGAACTGCTGTCCCTCGAGGATCTGCTGGCCCGTTCCGACTTCATCTCGGTGCACCTGCCCAAGACGCCGGAGACCGCGGGTCTGATCGGCAGGGAGGCGCTGGCCAAGACCAAGAAGGGCGTGATCATCGTCAACGCCGCGCGCGGCGGGCTGATCGACGAGCAGGCCCTGGCCGACGCCGTCACCGGCGGCCACGTCCGGGCGGCCGGACTCGACGTGTTCGCGACCGAACCCTGCACCGACAGCCCGCTGTTCGAGCTGCCGCAGGTGGTCGTCACGCCGCACCTCGGCGCCTCGACCGCCGAAGCGCAGGACCGGGCCGGCACCGACGTGGCGGCAAGCGTGCGCCTGGCGCTGGCCGGGGAATTCGTCCCCGACGCGGTCAACGTCGGCGGCGGGGTCGTCGGCGAGGAGGTCGCGCCGTGGCTGGACCTGGTGCGCAAGCTCGGGCTGCTGGCCGGAACGCTGGCGACCGAGCCGACGACCACCCTGTCGGTGCGGGTGTGCGGTGAACTGGCCGCCGAAGAGGTCGAGGTGCTCCGGCTGTCGGCGCTCCGCGGGCTGTTCTCGACGGTGACCGACCAGCAGGTCACGTTCGTCAACGCGCCGGCACTGGCCGCCGAACGCGGTGTGCAGTCCGAACTGACCACCGCCTCGGAGAGCCCCAACCACCGCAGCGTGGTCGACGTGCGGGCGGTTGGCTCCGACGGATCGGTGACCAACGTCGCAGGCACCCTGTCCGGGCCCCAGCAGGTGGAGAAGATCGTCCAGATCAACGGGCGCAACTTCGATCTGCGCGCCGAGGGCGTCAACCTGATCGTGAACTACATCGACCAGCCGGGCGCACTCGGCAAGATCGGGACGCTGCTCGGCACGGCGGAGGTCAACATCCACGCCGCCCAACTCAGCGAGGACGCCGAGGGGCCGGGGGCGACGATCCTGCTCCGCCTCGACCGCGACGTGCCCGCCGAACTGCGATCGGCGCTCGCCGAGGCCGTCGACGCCAAGACACTGGAAGTGGTGGACCTGTCGTGA
- a CDS encoding phytoene desaturase family protein: MDVTVVGSGPNGLAAAVICARAGLSVRVIEGQPTPGGGARSAADPEFPDVLHDVCSAVHPLSVASPFFAEFDLAARGVDLISPEVSYANPLPGRPAAVAYRSLDRTCAELDHGESWRRLFGPLVEHVDGVLGFFLGDKRSLPPDLPTTVRTGLRVLAQGSPLWGSLRGEDARALFTGVGVHAIKAIPSPVNSGAGLMLGTVAHTAGWPVPVGGTQRISDALIADLQAHGGELVLGEPVTAPPAGVTLYDTAPTALLAIYGDAVPPRYARALRHYRYGPGVCKVDFVLSGEIPWRDPRVRDAVTVHMGGSRAQMALAERDVAAGRHAEWPMVLASLPHLADPSRIDAQGRRPLWTYAHVPSGSDADLTETVTAMFERAAPGFRDLVVGARCVPAAQMSLHNANYVGGDIIVGGATLFAAMVGPTLRLDPWTTPIPGAYLCSSATPPGTGVHGMAGYYAARTMLRREFGIEKLPSLVP; encoded by the coding sequence GTGGACGTCACTGTCGTCGGCAGCGGCCCCAACGGCCTGGCCGCCGCGGTCATCTGCGCCCGTGCGGGTCTGTCGGTGCGGGTGATCGAGGGTCAGCCCACGCCGGGCGGCGGTGCGCGCAGCGCTGCCGACCCCGAGTTCCCGGACGTTCTGCACGACGTGTGCTCGGCGGTGCATCCGCTGTCCGTGGCGTCGCCGTTTTTCGCGGAGTTCGATCTCGCGGCGCGCGGCGTGGACCTGATCTCACCGGAGGTGTCCTACGCCAACCCGCTGCCCGGCCGGCCGGCGGCCGTCGCGTACCGGTCGCTGGACCGGACGTGCGCCGAACTCGACCACGGTGAGTCGTGGCGGCGGTTGTTCGGGCCGTTGGTCGAGCACGTCGACGGTGTGCTCGGCTTCTTCCTCGGCGACAAACGGTCGCTGCCGCCGGATCTCCCGACGACGGTGCGCACCGGCCTGCGGGTGCTGGCCCAGGGCAGCCCGTTGTGGGGGTCGCTGCGGGGTGAGGACGCCAGGGCGCTGTTCACCGGTGTCGGCGTACACGCCATCAAGGCCATTCCCTCCCCGGTGAACAGCGGTGCGGGCCTGATGCTCGGCACGGTCGCGCACACCGCGGGGTGGCCGGTCCCCGTCGGGGGCACGCAACGGATCTCCGATGCGCTGATCGCCGATCTCCAGGCGCACGGCGGCGAACTGGTGCTCGGCGAACCCGTCACCGCACCCCCGGCCGGGGTGACCCTCTACGACACCGCGCCCACCGCACTACTGGCGATCTACGGCGACGCGGTACCGCCGCGCTACGCACGGGCCCTGCGCCACTACCGGTACGGCCCCGGGGTCTGCAAGGTCGACTTCGTCCTGTCCGGTGAGATCCCGTGGCGCGACCCGCGGGTCCGCGATGCGGTCACCGTGCACATGGGCGGCAGCCGCGCGCAGATGGCGCTCGCCGAACGCGACGTCGCCGCGGGCCGGCACGCCGAGTGGCCGATGGTGCTGGCGTCGCTCCCCCACCTGGCGGATCCGTCACGCATCGACGCCCAGGGGCGCCGCCCGCTGTGGACCTACGCGCACGTGCCGTCGGGCTCGGACGCCGACCTCACCGAGACGGTGACCGCCATGTTCGAACGCGCGGCGCCGGGTTTCCGCGATCTGGTCGTCGGCGCCCGGTGCGTACCGGCGGCGCAGATGTCGCTGCACAACGCGAATTACGTCGGCGGCGACATCATCGTCGGCGGGGCGACGCTGTTCGCCGCGATGGTCGGACCGACGTTGCGGCTCGACCCGTGGACCACCCCGATCCCCGGGGCGTACCTGTGCTCGTCGGCCACCCCGCCCGGCACCGGTGTGCACGGGATGGCCGGCTACTACGCGGCGCGCACGATGCTGCGCCGCGAATTCGGCATCGAAAAGCTGCCGAGCCTGGTCCCCTGA